GCGACGCCTTCCGGATGCGCCTTCCCTGTGGGGAGGCCTATCGAGCACCGCGCCTCGGCGCGACCCTCCATCGGACGGCATGGGGGACCTATACCCCTCGAACCGGTCTGCGTCTTGCCATTTCGTGCCAGTGCGCTTCGACGCGCCGCCGTCCGATCGAGGAGGGTCCTGGGGAGGGTCATAGACAGGGGATCGTACCGACGGCGGCCGCCAGGATCGCACCGGTGGCGATGAGCACGGGGCGGCGCAGGGCCGCGCCACCCAGCACTGCCACGATACCGCACTTCACGGTCGTGTTGGTGAGGGTCGCGAGCACGATCGCGTTGGCCGCGATGTGGGGCAGGTGAGCGGCAAGGGAGGCGGGTACTACGGGTGCTTGGCGGCGACCAAGAACGCTTGCGACAACAAGCTCATCGTCCCGCGTCGGCTGACCGAGCGGCGGCTGCTCTCTGCCGTTCGCGAGCGGCTCGATGACGCGGAAGCCATCCGGTACGTGCTCGAGCGGGTGAAGGTCGAAATCGCACGGCTCCACGCGGACCTTCCCGAGCAGATCAAGCTCAAGCGCGCGGCGCTGAGCACCGAGGAGCGTCGCATCGCGAACTTCATCAACTTCATCGGCGGCGGCAAGGGAACCCGCGCGCTTGGACAGGCGCTGGAGCACGCGGAGCAGGCAGCCCAAGCGCTGCGCGACGAACTCTCTGCCCTCGAAGCCACGATGAGCGCGATGTTCGAACCCCCGCCCATGGAGTGGATCGCGGAGCGCCTCGGACGACTCCAGGACCTCCTGGAGCGACAGACCGAGCGATCAGCCCTACTCCTGCGACGCGTCCTGGGCCCCGTCCGCCTCGTCCCGACGAGACCGGACGTCGGCCGGCCCTTCTATCGCGCCGAAACCGCCCTCCAGGCCCTCGAGCTGCTCGAGCCCCCGGAGGGCGGTTCGAATTGGTCGCGACAGTGGAGGCGGGGGGAATCGAACCCCCGTCCGAAGGTGCATCCGCGATCGCCTCTACGTGCGTAGCCTGCGCTTTGCTCTCGCCGCGCTCGCTCCCGCAGGCGGGATCTCGCGCGGCCAGCCGGCGTTGTGTCTCGGCCCCCGCGCCGCCGGCGGTCGCGGGGACCCAGCCCGAAGTTATGACGCTCGAGCCCGCCCTACGGGCGCAGGCAGGTCGAGCGTGGCGGCCTAATTAGGCAGCCAGTGCGTAGTTGTCGTCTGCAGTTAAGCAGCCCTGCTCGGGTTGCGGGGTGAACAGGACCCCCGGCACGCAGCTCTCGCTTTCTCACCCCCGTCGAACCCAGATCGCCCCCTCAAATCAACGGGTCAATAGTAGGGACGGGCCGGCTCGCCTGCAACCGGGTCGGCTGGAGCTGGACGAGCGCCGCGCCATCCCGGGAAAATCGGCACACGGGAGGTGGGGAGGGAGGCCCCGGGGAGGTCGCCGATGTCGCCGTCCGCGGGTCGGGCCCGCCGAAGCCGATGGGTCGGCAGGTTTGAGGATCTCCCCCGCCGGATCCCACACGGCGCGCATCAGCGCCTCTGCCGCCCGCGCGCCATCGCTCGATCGACCTCGCGCCGCTCCATGCGCTCGCGGATCGCGGCGCGCTTGTCGTGGAGCTTCTTCCCCTGCGCCAGTCCCAGCTCCGCCTTCGCCCTGCCCTTCGACCAGTAGAGGCGGAGCGGGACGAGCGTGAGGCCGCGCTCCTGCACCCTGCCGCGCAGGCGCTCGAGCTCCTTGCGGTGCATCAGCAGCTTCCGCGTCCGCACCGGGTCGTGGCCGAACTGGCTCGCCGGCCCGTAGGGACTGATGTGCGAGCCCACCAGGAAGAGCTCGTCGCCGAAGAAGCGGGCATACGCGTCCTTCAGGTGCGCGCGGTGGTCGCGCAGCGACTTGACCTCGCTGCCGGTCAGCACCAGGCCGGCCTCGAAGCGCTCGAGGATGTGATAGTCGTGAAAGGCCCGGCGGTTCTGCGTGATGTCCCGTTCGCGGGCCTCCTTCGTCACCCGGCCGCCCTCATCGGCCCGGGCACCTCGGCCCGGCGGTCGCGAATGCGATTGCGCTCGTCGACGAACACGACCCTGGGCTGGTGCGCACGCGCCGCCTCCTCCTCGAGCCAGGTGAAGGCGGCGATGATGACGAGGTCGCCGGGACGGACGAGGTGCGCCGCGGCGCCGTTCACGCAGATGACGCCCGAGTCGGGCGGGCCCTCGACCGCGTAGGTCTCGAAGCGGCTGCCGTTGGTCACGTTCCAGACCGAGACCGCCTCGTGGGGGAGCAGGTCGGTCGCCTCCATCAGGCGGCGGTCGATGGTGATCGAGCCCTCGTAGTCGACGTCTGCCTGCATCACGGTGGCGCGGTGGATCTTGGCCCGCAGCATCTTGCGCATCATCGGTCCTGTCCTCCAGACGATCCCGGGGGCCCGTCCAGTGCTCGCCCGCTACCCGGGCTGCGCGCGGCCGCTCCCCCCGGCTCAACTCCCGCGCGGCATCCGCCGCGCGCTGCTCGAGCGCTCTCCCCCTCGACCTCCGCCGGCACGAGCAGTCGGTTGTCGATCAGCCGCACGTCGCCCATCCACACCGCAACGCCGAGCAGCGCCGGCGCCGCCACCTCCTCCACCTCCTCCAGCGTCTCGGGATCGCGCACTTCCGCGTACTCGAGCCGCGCGCGCGGGCAGGCGGCGATCTCCATCGCCACGCGGCCGACGATCATCGCCGGCCGGGTCTCGCCCGTCGCCACCATGGCCGCCGCCGCATCCAGCGCGCGCGGCACGCAGCGCGCGGCCTCCCGCTCCGCGGGCGCGAGGCGGCGGTTCCGGCTCGAGAGCG
This genomic stretch from Deltaproteobacteria bacterium harbors:
- the smpB gene encoding SsrA-binding protein SmpB — encoded protein: MTKEARERDITQNRRAFHDYHILERFEAGLVLTGSEVKSLRDHRAHLKDAYARFFGDELFLVGSHISPYGPASQFGHDPVRTRKLLMHRKELERLRGRVQERGLTLVPLRLYWSKGRAKAELGLAQGKKLHDKRAAIRERMERREVDRAMARGRQRR
- a CDS encoding aspartate 1-decarboxylase; the protein is MMRKMLRAKIHRATVMQADVDYEGSITIDRRLMEATDLLPHEAVSVWNVTNGSRFETYAVEGPPDSGVICVNGAAAHLVRPGDLVIIAAFTWLEEEAARAHQPRVVFVDERNRIRDRRAEVPGPMRAAG